The Microtus pennsylvanicus isolate mMicPen1 chromosome 22, mMicPen1.hap1, whole genome shotgun sequence genome includes the window tcatagggtttctctccagtatgtgttcttttatgcaattgaagattaTTATTTCGTGCAAAGGCcttatcacactgattacattcatagggtttctctccagtatgtgttcttttatggtattgaagaACACtatgttgtgcaaaggccttaccacactgattacattcatagggtttctctccagtatgtgttcttttatggctctgaagattactgtgttgtgcaaaggctttaccacactgattacatttataaGGTTtatctccagtatgtgttcttttatgcaattgaagatgattatgtcgtgcaaaggccttaccacactgattacattcatagggtttctctccagtatgtgttcttttatggattTGAAGACTATTAGGTTgcgcaaaggccttaccacactgatgacattcatagggtttctctccagtatgtgttcttttatgcaattgaagttgattatgatgtgcaaaggccttaccacacagattacatccatagggtttctctccagtatgttttcttttatggtattgaagagcaccatgttgtgcaaaggccttaccacactgattacactcatagggtttctctccggtatgtgttcttttatggattTGAAGATTATTGTGtagtgcaaaggccttaccacactgattacattcatagggtttctctccagtatgtgttctttgatGCAATTGAAGATTATTATgtcgtgcaaaggccttaccacactgattacattcatagggtttctctccagtatgtgttcttttatgcctttgtagATCACTGTGACacgcaaaggccttaccacacagattacattcatagggtttctctccagtatgtgttcttttatggtattgaagagaaccatgttgtgcaaaggccttaccacactgagtacattcatagggtttctctccagtatgtgttcttttatggattTGAAGATTATTATTTCGTGCAAAGGCcttatcacactgattacattcatagggtttctctccagtatgtgttcttttatggtattgaagagCAAAGTTCTGTGCAAagcccttaccacactgattacattcatagggtttctcttcaTTATGTGCTCTTTTATGCGTTTGAAGATTACTGTGctgagcaaaggccttaccacactgattagattcatagggtttctctccagtatgtgttcttttattcttttgaagatgactgtgatcagcaaaggccttaccaaGCAGATTAAATtcatatgatttttctttattttgtgttcttttatgactTTGATGAGTTTCATAAAGAAGAAAGTCTTCATCATCTTGACCATaatcatagggtttctctccagtgtgtgttcttttatgcatttcaaGATGATTGTGATAAGAAAAGACTTCATTACATTGCTTAATTTCACAGCATTTTTCTCCACTATGTGTTTTTTCATTCTTTAGAAGATGAACGGTATAAGACAAGACTTTACCACAGTGAGAATATACTGAAAACTTCtctccagtttgatttctttcaatcctgcaaggataatttacacatgtaaaagctttaccacattcaatGCAGTTGAACCTTATACCTATctgaattattttcatattttttcaaattgtaaaaaggaatcaaatgTCAAGCTTTTATAGCTTTCTTTAAAATCATGTATTGTTCTCTCATTAGTGGTCATTTTACatctagaaaaatatttgtgatgagaAATTCCACTGTGTCATGGTTTACCTTTTCATCTATAACTATACTTATATTTCCAGGATATTTTTTACATTATTGAAGAGAACTGCACATACTGAGTTCTTTAGCAACTTTACTccattcataattttactatattgtaAACCACATTTGGTAAGTGAACTAAGACACCCAGAATTATTTGCATAGATCTAGaactcatgtttgtttgtttgtttttgttgtaatgtgagtttgtttttaatgtattaaccatgatgatagaaaataaattaactttgtatttttgGATCAAACTAAACATGTATACTCTACATAGGAACTACAGTTtatcttcttaatttttcttacagAGAGGTATGCTAAATCTTTCCATATTCCTATGCTCATACACTTGTGTCAAGAGtgacatatcatatatatgaaaaaaacaatAGTGTATAAAAGTTTTCCAAAATGAATCTACAAGGTTCGACTTTCACAGACTTGTGTTATTGATATTAAGATTTCTCTACAACAAATGCCCCTTGACTATTTGATTTCACTAAATGTAGCACAGTCACAAAATGTATATGATGGATACAAGGCTTAGCATGGGCTATAGAATTAGTAAAAAGTTTTGCAGCTATACTCATCATCACTGAAGTATGCATACATTTTCTGTCATGAATAGCAAGAAGCAAATGAATCAGAAGTT containing:
- the LOC142839676 gene encoding uncharacterized protein LOC142839676 isoform X1 is translated as MLETYRNLTTIGYIWEDLNTEEHCQCSRRHARIERNQTGEKFSVYSHCGKVLSYTVHLLKNEKTHSGEKCCEIKQCNEVFSYHNHLEMHKRTHTGEKPYDYGQDDEDFLLYETHQSHKRTQNKEKSYEFNLLGKAFADHSHLQKNKRTHTGEKPYESNQCGKAFAQHSNLQTHKRAHNEEKPYECNQCGKGFAQNFALQYHKRTHTGEKPYECNQCDKAFARNNNLQIHKRTHTGEKPYECTQCGKAFAQHGSLQYHKRTHTGEKPYECNLCGKAFACHSDLQRHKRTHTGEKPYECNQCGKAFARHNNLQLHQRTHTGEKPYECNQCGKAFALHNNLQIHKRTHTGEKPYECNQCGKAFAQHGALQYHKRKHTGEKPYGCNLCGKAFAHHNQLQLHKRTHTGEKPYECHQCGKAFAQPNSLQIHKRTHTGEKPYECNQCGKAFARHNHLQLHKRTHTGDKPYKCNQCGKAFAQHSNLQSHKRTHTGEKPYECNQCGKAFAQHSVLQYHKRTHTGEKPYECNQCDKAFARNNNLQLHKRTHTGEKPYECHQCGKAFAQPNSLQIHKRTHTGEKPYECNQCGKAFVLHNNLQIHKRTHTGEKPYECNQCGKAFARHNHLQLHKRTHTGEKPYECNQCGKAFAQHGSLQRHRRTHTRKKP
- the LOC142839676 gene encoding uncharacterized protein LOC142839676 isoform X2, whose amino-acid sequence is MLETYRNLTTIGYIWEDLNTEEHCQCSRRHARIERNQTGEKFSVYSHCGKAFADHSHLQKNKRTHTGEKPYESNQCGKAFAQHSNLQTHKRAHNEEKPYECNQCGKGFAQNFALQYHKRTHTGEKPYECNQCDKAFARNNNLQIHKRTHTGEKPYECTQCGKAFAQHGSLQYHKRTHTGEKPYECNLCGKAFACHSDLQRHKRTHTGEKPYECNQCGKAFARHNNLQLHQRTHTGEKPYECNQCGKAFALHNNLQIHKRTHTGEKPYECNQCGKAFAQHGALQYHKRKHTGEKPYGCNLCGKAFAHHNQLQLHKRTHTGEKPYECHQCGKAFAQPNSLQIHKRTHTGEKPYECNQCGKAFARHNHLQLHKRTHTGDKPYKCNQCGKAFAQHSNLQSHKRTHTGEKPYECNQCGKAFAQHSVLQYHKRTHTGEKPYECNQCDKAFARNNNLQLHKRTHTGEKPYECHQCGKAFAQPNSLQIHKRTHTGEKPYECNQCGKAFVLHNNLQIHKRTHTGEKPYECNQCGKAFARHNHLQLHKRTHTGEKPYECNQCGKAFAQHGSLQRHRRTHTRKKP